In one window of Flavobacterium ginsengisoli DNA:
- a CDS encoding TlpA family protein disulfide reductase produces MKKTVLILAFLCCVITNSKAQVVGVDVGNIAPEIDLPDTKGEKIALSSLRGTLVLIDFWASWCGPCIKEQPLLIKLNNAYPDKLSIYGVSMDTKKPLWTGAIAKGKLPWTNVSDLKYWQSPVVSDYMLQSVPLNFLIDKNGIILAKNIHGQALEAKIKELLEVQ; encoded by the coding sequence ATGAAAAAAACTGTACTTATTTTAGCATTCTTATGCTGTGTAATCACCAATTCTAAAGCTCAAGTTGTAGGCGTAGATGTTGGAAATATTGCACCAGAAATTGATCTTCCGGACACAAAAGGAGAAAAAATTGCACTTTCTTCTTTAAGAGGAACTTTAGTTTTAATTGACTTTTGGGCTTCTTGGTGTGGGCCTTGCATTAAAGAACAGCCATTATTAATAAAATTGAATAATGCTTATCCAGATAAATTATCGATTTACGGAGTTTCGATGGATACGAAAAAGCCATTATGGACTGGAGCAATTGCAAAAGGGAAGTTGCCTTGGACAAATGTTAGTGATTTAAAATACTGGCAATCTCCAGTTGTTAGCGATTATATGTTGCAATCTGTTCCATTAAACTTTTTAATTGATAAGAACGGAATTATTTTAGCAAAAAACATTCACGGACAGGCGTTAGAAGCTAAAATTAAAGAGCTTTTAGAGGTGCAATAG
- a CDS encoding ArsR/SmtB family transcription factor: METIEIFKALSNKSRLQMLEWLKEPEINFPGQLEHAGFEHGVCVGQIQAKAGLTQSTVSEYLSILQRAGFIEAKRVGQWTYYKRNEGAFEALSKLIQSNL; encoded by the coding sequence ATGGAAACGATAGAAATATTTAAAGCATTATCCAACAAGTCCAGATTACAAATGCTGGAATGGCTAAAAGAGCCCGAAATTAACTTTCCGGGACAGCTAGAACATGCCGGATTTGAGCATGGTGTCTGCGTTGGGCAGATTCAAGCCAAAGCTGGTTTGACACAATCCACAGTATCCGAATACCTGTCTATTTTGCAGCGTGCTGGTTTTATTGAAGCCAAGCGTGTTGGTCAATGGACTTATTATAAACGTAACGAAGGTGCCTTTGAAGCACTTAGTAAATTAATTCAATCTAATTTGTAA